A window of the Dunckerocampus dactyliophorus isolate RoL2022-P2 chromosome 21, RoL_Ddac_1.1, whole genome shotgun sequence genome harbors these coding sequences:
- the zeb1b gene encoding zinc finger E-box-binding homeobox 1b isoform X2, with translation MEDREDREDREGMKEEVTPAFRLHQRIMADGPRCKRRKQANPRRNNVKEDCVSDGEDDASTDALVEEMLQQGDTAVIYPEAPEDELQRHGTPDASIHDENGMPDSFSQLLTCPYCARGYKRYSSLKEHIKYRHEKTEECFSCPECSYTFAHRAQLERHMTAHKPGRDQRHITQSGGNRKFKCTECGKAFKYKHHLKEHLRIHSGEKPYECSNCKKRFSHSGSYSSHISSKKCISLMSVNGRQRLSNSKSQAQIPNPIVPTSPSVLRAQIREKLEHSKPLQEQLPLNQIKSEPPDYEYKPAVMASPAVAAINGGMYNGGVAAPLQGTVQAVVLPTVGLMSPISINIADLQNALKVAVDGNVIRQVLESNAQGHQASLGLTTGTIHPSQQQLISAISLPIVGQDGNAKIIINYNLDPSQGQLAVQNLKKESEPFSSAQPTTESLKCQKLPEDLTIRGARATEMKEEDKTTKTCLLCDSCPAGLEALHALKHCKKEALRLNGESAVAALLSEGGLCNQPKNLLSLLKAYFALNAEPTKDELAKISDSVSLPVHVVKRWFDKMQEGQISLGAPTPPSEEEDAYDTSSVVSLVQGKGMASMSPSVTHDSPTEASPAELNGSHSSPASPLPLSLRADGLLKGLKDQPPQITDAPLDLSLPKLDKEETEATVLKPSNHPSLSFVRTNQEEPLNLTCTKKDTSPLSSMGSGPVALYTSPPSANPLNIVTTQLPTLVAIADQSRMQCLRAVTTNNKQTILIPQLAYTYTTTASSPAGTDTQETIHLNGIKEEKQDAGSEGTEGAEEHNDSDLGPLRKKMKKTDSGMYACDLCDKIFQKSSSLLRHKYEHTGKRPHECSICTKAFKHKHHLIEHMRLHSGEKPYQCDKCGKRFSHSGSYSQHMNHRYSYCKKESPSQGRGRESPEEDTLGPAPDSHLVPFQADSDERGSSAREDEESEEFEEFEEEEDGAVDMKDIQVVQVGDEDEQETQKTGETEEEDMRQEEGVEAADVTREEEEEEEEVTAGGAGETKTACEDEEKGD, from the exons TGAAGGAAGATTGTGTGTCAGACGGCGAGGACGATGCGAGCACAGACGCGCTGGTGGAGGAGATGCTTCAGCAAGGGGACACAGCCGTCATTTACCCCGAGGCCCCGGAGGACGAGCTGCAACGCCACGGCACTCCCGACGCCAGCATTCACGATGAAAACG GAATGCCCGACTCCTTCTCGCAGCTGCTCACCTGTCCCTACTGCGCACGCGGCTACAAGCGCTACAGCTCGCTGAAGGAGCACATCAAGTACCGCCACGAGAAGACGGAGGAATGCTTCAGCTGCCCCGAGTGCAGCTACACCTTTGCACATCGCGCACAACTGGAGAGACACATGACGGCCCACAAGCCAGGAAGGGACCAG CGACACATCACGCAGTCGGGAGGCAATCGCAAATTCAAGTGCACTGAATGTGGCAAAGCCTTTAAATACAAGCACCACCTGAAGGAGCACCTACGCATTCACAGTG GAGAAAAGCCCTACGAGTGCTCCAACTGCAAGAAGCGCTTCTCCCATTCGGGCTCGTACAGCTCGCACATCAGCAGCAAGAAGTGCATCAGTCTCATGTCGGTGAACGGCAGGCAGCGTCTGAGCAACAGCAAAAGCCAGGCCCAGATTCCAAACCCCATTGTTCCCACGTCCCCGTCCGTCCTCCGTGCCCAAATCCGTGAGAAGTTGGAGCACAGCAAGCCGCTGCAGGAGCAGCTGCCCCTCAACCAGATCAAGAGCGAGCCGCCGGACTACGAGTACAAACCGGCGGTGATGGCTTCCCCGGCCGTGGCTGCCATTAACGGCGGGATGTACAATGGAGGGGTTGCCGCTCCTCTGCAAGGCACCGTGCAAGCCGTGGTCCTACCCACCGTGGGGCTGATGTCGCCCATCAGCATCAACATAGCGGACCTGCAGAACGCTCTCAAAGTGGCCGTGGACGGTAACGTGATTCGACAGGTCCTGGAAAGCAACGCCCAAGGCCATCAGGCCAGCTTGGGTTTAACCACTGGAACCATCCACCCCTCCCAGCAGCAGCTCATCTCGGCCATCAGTTTGCCCATCGTGGGTCAGGATGGAAATGCAAAAATCATTATCAACTACAATTTGGACCCCAGCCAGGGCCAACTGGCAGTGCAAAACCTTAAGAAGGAGTCTGAGCCATTCTCAAGTGCTCAGCCAACCACTGAGTCCCTCAAGTGTCAGAAACTCCCTGAAGATCTGACCATCAGGGGCGCCAGGGCCACTGAGATGAAAGAAGAGGATAAAACCACTAAGACTTGTCTCCTATGCGATAGCTGTCCTGCTGGGCTGGAGGCCCTCCATGCCCTCAAACACTGCAAGAAGGAGGCTCTCAGGCTGAATGGAGAATCTGCTGTTGCTGCTCTGCTGTCAGAGGGAGGATTATGCAACCAGCCCAAGAACCTCTTGTCCCTGCTGAAGGCCTACTTCGCTTTAAATGCAGAACCCACCAAGGATGAGCTGGCCAAAATCTCTGACTCTGTCAGCCTACCAGTCCATGTGGTCAAAAGGTGGTTTGACAAAATGCAGGAGGGTCAAATATCACTAGGCGCCCCAACGCCCCCTTCTGAGGAAGAAGATGCCTATGATACCAGCAGTGTGGTGTCTCTGGTGCAGGGGAAAGGTATGGCCTCCATGAGTCCTTCCGTGACTCATGACAGTCCCACAGAAGCGTCCCCGGCTGAGCTCAATGGCTCCCACAGCTCTCCAGCCTCTCCTTTGCCACTAAGCCTGAGAGCTGACGGCCTCCTTAAAGGCCTGAAAGACCAGCCCCCTCAGATCACTGATGCACCCCTAGACCTGTCGCTGCCAAAGCTCGACAAAGAGGAAACTGAGGCCACGGTTCTAAAACCCAGCAACCACCCCTCCCTTTCCTTTGTCCGCACCAATCAGGAGGAACCTCTGAACTTAACTTGCACAAAGAAAGACACATCGCCACTCTCATCCATGGGCTCCGGCCCTGTTGCACTGTACACCAGCCCCCCAAGTGCCAACCCCCTCAATATTGTGACCACTCAACTCCCCACGCTGGTGGCTATTGCTGACCAGAGCCGTATGCAATGTCTAAGGGCCGTGACCACCAACAACAAACAGACTATCCTCATCCCTCAGCTGGCTTACACCTACACCACTACCGCTAGCAGTCCCGCTGGAACCGACACGCAGGAAACCATCCACCTCAACGGTATCAAG GAAGAGAAGCAGGACGCGGGCTCGGAGGGCACGGAGGGCGCGGAGGAGCACAACGACTCGGACTTGGGCCCTCTGAGGAAAAAGATGAAGAAGACAGACAGCGGCATGTACGCCTGCGACCTGTGTGACAAGATCTTCCAGAAGAGCAGCTCGCTGCTCAGACACAAATACGAACACACAG GGAAGCGACCGCACGAGTGCAGCATTTGCACCAAGGCGTTCAAACACAAACACCACTTAATCGAACACATGCGCCTCCACTCGGGGGAGAAACCCTACCAGTGCGACAAGTGTGGGAAACGCTTCTCCCACTCGGGCTCCTACTCGCAGCACATGAACCACCGCTACTCCTACTGCAAGAAGGAGTCCCCCAGCCAAGGGCGAGGCCGGGAGAGCCCCGAGGAGGACACCCTGGGCCCGGCACCGGACTCTCACCTGGTCCCCTTCCAGGCGGATTCGGACGAGCGAGGGAGCAGCGCGAGGGAGGACGAAGAAAGCGAGGAGTTTGAGGagtttgaggaggaggaggacggggCGGTGGACATGAAGGACAtccaggtggtgcaggtggGGGACGAAGACGAGCAGGAGACGCAGAAGACCGGAGAGACAGAGGAGGAAGACATGAGACAGGAGGAGGGAGTTGAGGCAGCGGATGTGAcgcgagaggaggaggaggaggaggaggaggtgacgGCAGGCGGTGCAGGAGAAACAAAGACGGCATGTGAAGACGAGGAGAAAGGAGACTAA
- the zeb1b gene encoding zinc finger E-box-binding homeobox 1b isoform X1 — MEDREDREDREGMKEEVTPAFRLHQRIMADGPRCKRRKQANPRRNNVVGYNNAVEAGTDSDDEDKLHIVEEEGSLADCDEDHPREPWDRVKEDCVSDGEDDASTDALVEEMLQQGDTAVIYPEAPEDELQRHGTPDASIHDENGMPDSFSQLLTCPYCARGYKRYSSLKEHIKYRHEKTEECFSCPECSYTFAHRAQLERHMTAHKPGRDQRHITQSGGNRKFKCTECGKAFKYKHHLKEHLRIHSGEKPYECSNCKKRFSHSGSYSSHISSKKCISLMSVNGRQRLSNSKSQAQIPNPIVPTSPSVLRAQIREKLEHSKPLQEQLPLNQIKSEPPDYEYKPAVMASPAVAAINGGMYNGGVAAPLQGTVQAVVLPTVGLMSPISINIADLQNALKVAVDGNVIRQVLESNAQGHQASLGLTTGTIHPSQQQLISAISLPIVGQDGNAKIIINYNLDPSQGQLAVQNLKKESEPFSSAQPTTESLKCQKLPEDLTIRGARATEMKEEDKTTKTCLLCDSCPAGLEALHALKHCKKEALRLNGESAVAALLSEGGLCNQPKNLLSLLKAYFALNAEPTKDELAKISDSVSLPVHVVKRWFDKMQEGQISLGAPTPPSEEEDAYDTSSVVSLVQGKGMASMSPSVTHDSPTEASPAELNGSHSSPASPLPLSLRADGLLKGLKDQPPQITDAPLDLSLPKLDKEETEATVLKPSNHPSLSFVRTNQEEPLNLTCTKKDTSPLSSMGSGPVALYTSPPSANPLNIVTTQLPTLVAIADQSRMQCLRAVTTNNKQTILIPQLAYTYTTTASSPAGTDTQETIHLNGIKEEKQDAGSEGTEGAEEHNDSDLGPLRKKMKKTDSGMYACDLCDKIFQKSSSLLRHKYEHTGKRPHECSICTKAFKHKHHLIEHMRLHSGEKPYQCDKCGKRFSHSGSYSQHMNHRYSYCKKESPSQGRGRESPEEDTLGPAPDSHLVPFQADSDERGSSAREDEESEEFEEFEEEEDGAVDMKDIQVVQVGDEDEQETQKTGETEEEDMRQEEGVEAADVTREEEEEEEEVTAGGAGETKTACEDEEKGD; from the exons TGGTCGGCTACAACAATGCGGTCGAGGCCGGCACAGACTCGGACGACGAGGACAAGTTGCACATCGTGGAGGAGGAGGGCAGCCTGGCGGACTGCGACGAAGACCACCCCAGGGAGCCCTGGGACCGAG TGAAGGAAGATTGTGTGTCAGACGGCGAGGACGATGCGAGCACAGACGCGCTGGTGGAGGAGATGCTTCAGCAAGGGGACACAGCCGTCATTTACCCCGAGGCCCCGGAGGACGAGCTGCAACGCCACGGCACTCCCGACGCCAGCATTCACGATGAAAACG GAATGCCCGACTCCTTCTCGCAGCTGCTCACCTGTCCCTACTGCGCACGCGGCTACAAGCGCTACAGCTCGCTGAAGGAGCACATCAAGTACCGCCACGAGAAGACGGAGGAATGCTTCAGCTGCCCCGAGTGCAGCTACACCTTTGCACATCGCGCACAACTGGAGAGACACATGACGGCCCACAAGCCAGGAAGGGACCAG CGACACATCACGCAGTCGGGAGGCAATCGCAAATTCAAGTGCACTGAATGTGGCAAAGCCTTTAAATACAAGCACCACCTGAAGGAGCACCTACGCATTCACAGTG GAGAAAAGCCCTACGAGTGCTCCAACTGCAAGAAGCGCTTCTCCCATTCGGGCTCGTACAGCTCGCACATCAGCAGCAAGAAGTGCATCAGTCTCATGTCGGTGAACGGCAGGCAGCGTCTGAGCAACAGCAAAAGCCAGGCCCAGATTCCAAACCCCATTGTTCCCACGTCCCCGTCCGTCCTCCGTGCCCAAATCCGTGAGAAGTTGGAGCACAGCAAGCCGCTGCAGGAGCAGCTGCCCCTCAACCAGATCAAGAGCGAGCCGCCGGACTACGAGTACAAACCGGCGGTGATGGCTTCCCCGGCCGTGGCTGCCATTAACGGCGGGATGTACAATGGAGGGGTTGCCGCTCCTCTGCAAGGCACCGTGCAAGCCGTGGTCCTACCCACCGTGGGGCTGATGTCGCCCATCAGCATCAACATAGCGGACCTGCAGAACGCTCTCAAAGTGGCCGTGGACGGTAACGTGATTCGACAGGTCCTGGAAAGCAACGCCCAAGGCCATCAGGCCAGCTTGGGTTTAACCACTGGAACCATCCACCCCTCCCAGCAGCAGCTCATCTCGGCCATCAGTTTGCCCATCGTGGGTCAGGATGGAAATGCAAAAATCATTATCAACTACAATTTGGACCCCAGCCAGGGCCAACTGGCAGTGCAAAACCTTAAGAAGGAGTCTGAGCCATTCTCAAGTGCTCAGCCAACCACTGAGTCCCTCAAGTGTCAGAAACTCCCTGAAGATCTGACCATCAGGGGCGCCAGGGCCACTGAGATGAAAGAAGAGGATAAAACCACTAAGACTTGTCTCCTATGCGATAGCTGTCCTGCTGGGCTGGAGGCCCTCCATGCCCTCAAACACTGCAAGAAGGAGGCTCTCAGGCTGAATGGAGAATCTGCTGTTGCTGCTCTGCTGTCAGAGGGAGGATTATGCAACCAGCCCAAGAACCTCTTGTCCCTGCTGAAGGCCTACTTCGCTTTAAATGCAGAACCCACCAAGGATGAGCTGGCCAAAATCTCTGACTCTGTCAGCCTACCAGTCCATGTGGTCAAAAGGTGGTTTGACAAAATGCAGGAGGGTCAAATATCACTAGGCGCCCCAACGCCCCCTTCTGAGGAAGAAGATGCCTATGATACCAGCAGTGTGGTGTCTCTGGTGCAGGGGAAAGGTATGGCCTCCATGAGTCCTTCCGTGACTCATGACAGTCCCACAGAAGCGTCCCCGGCTGAGCTCAATGGCTCCCACAGCTCTCCAGCCTCTCCTTTGCCACTAAGCCTGAGAGCTGACGGCCTCCTTAAAGGCCTGAAAGACCAGCCCCCTCAGATCACTGATGCACCCCTAGACCTGTCGCTGCCAAAGCTCGACAAAGAGGAAACTGAGGCCACGGTTCTAAAACCCAGCAACCACCCCTCCCTTTCCTTTGTCCGCACCAATCAGGAGGAACCTCTGAACTTAACTTGCACAAAGAAAGACACATCGCCACTCTCATCCATGGGCTCCGGCCCTGTTGCACTGTACACCAGCCCCCCAAGTGCCAACCCCCTCAATATTGTGACCACTCAACTCCCCACGCTGGTGGCTATTGCTGACCAGAGCCGTATGCAATGTCTAAGGGCCGTGACCACCAACAACAAACAGACTATCCTCATCCCTCAGCTGGCTTACACCTACACCACTACCGCTAGCAGTCCCGCTGGAACCGACACGCAGGAAACCATCCACCTCAACGGTATCAAG GAAGAGAAGCAGGACGCGGGCTCGGAGGGCACGGAGGGCGCGGAGGAGCACAACGACTCGGACTTGGGCCCTCTGAGGAAAAAGATGAAGAAGACAGACAGCGGCATGTACGCCTGCGACCTGTGTGACAAGATCTTCCAGAAGAGCAGCTCGCTGCTCAGACACAAATACGAACACACAG GGAAGCGACCGCACGAGTGCAGCATTTGCACCAAGGCGTTCAAACACAAACACCACTTAATCGAACACATGCGCCTCCACTCGGGGGAGAAACCCTACCAGTGCGACAAGTGTGGGAAACGCTTCTCCCACTCGGGCTCCTACTCGCAGCACATGAACCACCGCTACTCCTACTGCAAGAAGGAGTCCCCCAGCCAAGGGCGAGGCCGGGAGAGCCCCGAGGAGGACACCCTGGGCCCGGCACCGGACTCTCACCTGGTCCCCTTCCAGGCGGATTCGGACGAGCGAGGGAGCAGCGCGAGGGAGGACGAAGAAAGCGAGGAGTTTGAGGagtttgaggaggaggaggacggggCGGTGGACATGAAGGACAtccaggtggtgcaggtggGGGACGAAGACGAGCAGGAGACGCAGAAGACCGGAGAGACAGAGGAGGAAGACATGAGACAGGAGGAGGGAGTTGAGGCAGCGGATGTGAcgcgagaggaggaggaggaggaggaggaggtgacgGCAGGCGGTGCAGGAGAAACAAAGACGGCATGTGAAGACGAGGAGAAAGGAGACTAA